In Thermotoga sp. KOL6, the DNA window AATATCATATAGTTGATACCAACTAGAACCTTTGTTTCGATACAGTCAAGGTAATCCCATGCCCGGATCCAGGAAAACCCTTTTATGGACAGGATGTCCAATATCAAGGTAACCAGCCATGTTATGTGGACAATGGGAACGGTACCGTTACCGATTTGGTAACTGAACTAATGTGGACAAAAAGTCCGAACTGGAATGGAGATGGGGTAATCAATGCCTGACTTATTATGAAGCCGTTGAATCCATGAAAAAGTTAAATGAAGAAAGATACCTGGGATACGATGATTGGAGGTTTCCCACAATAAAGGAATTGTACTCTCTCATAGACTTTTCCGAAACAGACCCAAGTGGATACGTGGGCAAAAAGGTGCTAAAGTGGAACCATTTAAGGCCCCTTAAGGGTGTGGATTAACCTCTCAAGCTCCTCGGCAAAAACCCTTGCTTCCCCTTCCAGCCTTTTTCTGACCTTCACCCTTTCCATGAGGACTTCCTTCCCGTATATCTCCTTCATCTGCTTCAGGCACTTTCCCGGCCTCCCAGCACACGTGACAAAGAAAACGGCGTTCTTTATCTTTTCCCGATTTTGAAGGAGGTAGGTTCTTATGGCCGGCGTTAAACGGCCGTTCCACACAGGAGTGCCTACAACAACGAGGTCATATTCTGATGGATCCTTTGAGAATGTTATCTCGGTGGTCTTCTCCATTGTAGCGTCGTATCCAGCCCTTAAAAAGCCCAGAATTCCCTTGCGGTTCTTATTATCCACTACTTCATCGAGGTCCGCATTCAGGATCTTCCCGAGTATGTCAGCTGCTTTTCTCGTATGTCCGTCTCTGGAGTAAAAAGCAATGAGTATCTTCATTCGAATCCCCCCGATTCATTATTTCCTCCTTTTTGCTATGATATCAGACAAAAGTTCGTCGTCAACCCCAACGTTTTCAGAATCTGCCTCATGGATTATCACGCTTACGTGGTGCACCTTGTAGATCTCCCTAACGACCTCTGTGATCCTCTTCACGAGATTCCTTTTGATTTCCACGTCTACCCTTGGGCCCTTCAATTATCACGGTCGGCATGGGGAATCACTGGTATAAGTTTGTATCGAAGCTTAAAAAGCTTTTCAAAACGAAGAGGTTTCGTGAGAATTTTTCTTAACCTGAAAAGGATCCTGAATGATAAGGTAGATGCTGAATTTCTTGAGGGCGCCCCTTGCTCTTTATCATTTCTATTTCCGGTTCGTCCCTGAAGGTTCGCAAAGTTTCATACGAGTGAAATCATTTTCTTTTTTTATAGGCCGTTTCGAGGTCATTAAAAGAATCTTTCTGAGTTATCTACTTTAAAGAAATGCCCCTAATCTGTCCCTGTTTGTAACAATTCAATATAAACGAGCTGATTTTGATCATTGTTTTTGTCAATACTACCGCATCCAGTATAATTGCAGTGACAACAATAAACATCGAAGGTGATAAACATGGGTGTGATGAACAAAATACCTATTGAAGGCTTAATCTGCTTGGAAGCTGGAACGGGTGCAGGTAACATGACACGCTACCTTGTCGAAAGAGGAGCAAAGTTAGTTTATTCAATTAGTAACAATCAGGAACATCTTGATTACGCTCAAAAAAGGCTTCCCAAAAGATATCTCGAAAAGGTTGAGTTCATCAAAGCAGATTTGAGAAAATTGGACTTCTTGAAAGAAGGGGAAGTCGATCTTATTACCGCTCACATGCTTATTAATGTTGTCACAGCCGTGGATTTATTTTTCATATTCAAGGAATTAACAAGGGTAGCAAAAGATGGAGGAATAATGGTGATAAACGACTACAACCCCTTATCGAGCTATCGATCAGAGAGATCCCATCTCGTGGAGAAAATTTTTAAGATCGAAAATGCTGTCTCCTACCTCGTAGATGGTAAGCCTGCATTGGTATGGTATCCATTCAAATATGTTACTGATTTACTTGAACTTTTAGGCTGGAAAATCGAAAGTGTAGAGTTGATGTACGATAAAACACCCTGGAACAAAGATTTGCTCGAAGAACACCTCGAGATAATAGAAGAAAAATGCACAAAAA includes these proteins:
- a CDS encoding DUF1566 domain-containing protein, whose amino-acid sequence is MDKKSELEWRWGNQCLTYYEAVESMKKLNEERYLGYDDWRFPTIKELYSLIDFSETDPSGYVGKKVLKWNHLRPLKGVD
- a CDS encoding flavodoxin domain-containing protein, which translates into the protein MKILIAFYSRDGHTRKAADILGKILNADLDEVVDNKNRKGILGFLRAGYDATMEKTTEITFSKDPSEYDLVVVGTPVWNGRLTPAIRTYLLQNREKIKNAVFFVTCAGRPGKCLKQMKEIYGKEVLMERVKVRKRLEGEARVFAEELERLIHTLKGP
- a CDS encoding tautomerase family protein, with protein sequence MEIKRNLVKRITEVVREIYKVHHVSVIIHEADSENVGVDDELLSDIIAKRRK
- a CDS encoding class I SAM-dependent methyltransferase codes for the protein MGVMNKIPIEGLICLEAGTGAGNMTRYLVERGAKLVYSISNNQEHLDYAQKRLPKRYLEKVEFIKADLRKLDFLKEGEVDLITAHMLINVVTAVDLFFIFKELTRVAKDGGIMVINDYNPLSSYRSERSHLVEKIFKIENAVSYLVDGKPALVWYPFKYVTDLLELLGWKIESVELMYDKTPWNKDLLEEHLEIIEEKCTKISNENLRKALLCEAFETFNQIDEEKVIYAGTIYSIKARKGK